A genomic segment from Thermodesulfobacteriota bacterium encodes:
- the dut gene encoding dUTP diphosphatase, which produces MPVVKFIRVRPETDGDIALPEYMTPHASGMDLRAAVAEDLAIAAGAVALIPTGFAVELPVGFEAQVRPRSGLAIRHAIGIVNAPGTIDADYRGEIKVALINFGKNPYTVRRGDRIAQMVIQSVCSPTIMLVEALSSTSRGEGGFGHTGF; this is translated from the coding sequence ATGCCGGTGGTCAAGTTCATCCGGGTCAGGCCTGAAACCGACGGCGACATCGCCCTGCCGGAATACATGACCCCGCATGCCTCGGGAATGGACTTGCGGGCCGCGGTGGCAGAGGACCTGGCCATCGCTGCCGGCGCCGTTGCCCTGATTCCGACCGGGTTCGCGGTCGAACTGCCGGTCGGGTTTGAGGCCCAGGTCCGGCCGCGGAGCGGTCTGGCCATCAGGCATGCCATCGGCATCGTCAACGCTCCCGGCACCATCGACGCCGATTACCGCGGCGAAATCAAAGTCGCCCTGATCAATTTCGGGAAAAATCCCTACACCGTCCGCCGGGGAGATCGGATCGCGCAGATGGTCATCCAGTCCGTCTGCAGCCCCACAATCATGCTGGTCGAGGCCCTTTCTTCCACCAGCCGTGGAGAGGGCGGTTTCGGCCATACCGGGTTTTGA
- the truB gene encoding tRNA pseudouridine(55) synthase TruB: MDGIIVVDKPPDLTSAKLVSRVKRILKAEKAGHAGTLDPFATGVMICLINRGTRLAEFFLHGNKTYRATLCLGIETDTDDFTGNVVQTREVRPGDYSETDIRSACGAFEGNIQQTPSCFSALKHQGKPLYHYARKGIKVEKPPRPVHIFSLAVESINLPFIDFTVRCSAGTYIRTLCRDIGRVLGCGAHLTVLRRTEAGGFGLPDAAGLPELEQLAAEGSAAGRLIGMSEALRDMPAYVADDGLAALVGHGRSLEEDTLPPDLPVDAGCCCKLVDGSGRLLAVIRRQGGTFRYGCVFPQAEKGRSPSPF, translated from the coding sequence TTGGACGGAATTATCGTTGTCGACAAGCCGCCGGACCTCACGTCCGCGAAACTGGTTTCCCGGGTAAAAAGAATACTGAAAGCGGAGAAGGCCGGGCATGCCGGGACCCTGGACCCGTTTGCCACCGGCGTGATGATCTGCCTGATCAACCGCGGGACACGGCTGGCGGAGTTTTTTCTGCACGGCAATAAAACATACCGCGCCACCCTTTGCCTGGGGATTGAAACGGACACCGACGATTTTACGGGAAATGTCGTGCAGACACGGGAAGTGCGCCCGGGGGATTATTCGGAAACCGACATCCGATCCGCCTGTGGCGCTTTTGAGGGAAACATTCAGCAAACGCCGTCCTGTTTTTCCGCCCTGAAGCATCAGGGTAAACCCTTATACCATTACGCCAGGAAGGGTATAAAGGTGGAGAAACCGCCGCGGCCCGTCCATATATTTTCCCTTGCCGTCGAGAGTATTAATTTGCCGTTTATCGACTTTACCGTGCGCTGCTCCGCCGGTACCTACATCCGGACGCTGTGCCGGGACATCGGCCGGGTCCTGGGCTGCGGGGCGCACCTGACGGTCCTGCGCCGGACGGAAGCCGGCGGTTTCGGGCTGCCCGATGCCGCGGGATTGCCGGAACTGGAACAACTGGCGGCGGAGGGCAGTGCCGCCGGCCGGCTGATCGGAATGAGTGAGGCTTTGCGGGACATGCCCGCTTATGTCGCGGATGACGGTCTGGCCGCGCTGGTGGGGCATGGCCGGTCCCTGGAAGAGGACACACTCCCGCCGGACCTGCCGGTTGACGCCGGCTGCTGCTGCAAGCTGGTTGACGGCAGCGGCCGCCTTCTGGCCGTGATCCGCAGGCAGGGGGGAACCTTCCGGTATGGTTGCGTTTTCCCGCAAGCGGAAAAAGGCAGGTCGCCGTCGCCTTTTTAG
- the rpsO gene encoding 30S ribosomal protein S15, producing MGSFTTEDKKELIQKFRMHDTDTGSPEVQVALLTHRIAYLTEHVKVHKKDHHSRRGLLMLVGQRRKLLNYVKNKDVNRYRTIIKDLGLRR from the coding sequence ATGGGCAGTTTTACGACGGAAGACAAGAAAGAGTTAATACAAAAGTTCAGGATGCATGATACCGACACCGGATCACCGGAAGTCCAGGTGGCGCTGTTGACGCATCGGATTGCCTACCTGACCGAGCATGTCAAGGTACACAAAAAGGACCACCATTCCCGCAGAGGACTGCTGATGCTGGTCGGTCAGCGCCGAAAGCTGTTGAATTACGTGAAAAACAAGGATGTCAACCGGTACCGGACGATTATCAAGGATCTCGGGCTGAGAAGGTAA
- a CDS encoding carbon-nitrogen hydrolase family protein, with amino-acid sequence MRVAAVQMTAALGDGEKNIRSARHLAGKAFVQGAELVILPEFFPSAMGFHPVMNTVAEGPGGPAQRMLHELAAKHNGIIGGSLITKTGRHHRNTFFLVFPDRQTFRHDKDQPTMWENCYYRGGSDDGVLHTPVGDIGVAMCWELVRSRTVRRLINQVDLIVSGSCWWSLPEKRLPGFSKSVEEENRSIMAETPARFARLTGCPVIHAAHAGTFHGQTPLLPGFPYDSFYLGETQIVDATGTVLARMKREEGEGFVMADIAVKRQPPSENLSRRFWIADLPAPIRLAWWYQNFHGKWYYRYRRLIKSQASWNMTSSR; translated from the coding sequence ATGCGGGTGGCAGCCGTTCAGATGACCGCGGCGCTTGGCGATGGGGAGAAAAACATCCGATCCGCCCGGCACCTGGCCGGGAAGGCATTTGTACAGGGGGCGGAACTGGTCATTCTGCCCGAATTTTTCCCTTCCGCCATGGGGTTTCATCCGGTCATGAACACCGTTGCCGAGGGCCCCGGAGGGCCTGCCCAGCGAATGCTCCACGAACTTGCCGCAAAACACAACGGCATCATCGGCGGCTCTCTGATCACAAAGACCGGGAGGCACCATCGCAATACTTTTTTTCTGGTCTTTCCGGATCGACAGACCTTCCGGCACGACAAAGACCAGCCCACCATGTGGGAAAACTGCTACTACCGGGGGGGATCCGACGACGGAGTGCTACACACCCCGGTCGGGGACATCGGCGTGGCCATGTGCTGGGAATTGGTCCGCTCCCGGACCGTTCGGCGGCTAATCAACCAGGTGGATCTGATCGTAAGCGGATCCTGCTGGTGGTCCCTGCCGGAAAAACGCCTGCCCGGTTTTTCCAAATCCGTAGAGGAAGAGAATAGATCGATCATGGCGGAAACACCGGCCCGGTTTGCCCGCCTGACCGGTTGCCCGGTGATCCACGCGGCGCACGCGGGAACATTTCACGGCCAGACGCCCCTGCTGCCCGGTTTCCCCTACGACTCTTTTTATCTGGGAGAGACACAGATCGTGGACGCCACCGGAACGGTCCTGGCGAGAATGAAACGCGAAGAGGGTGAAGGGTTCGTCATGGCTGATATCGCCGTGAAGCGGCAGCCGCCTTCCGAAAATCTCTCCAGGCGGTTCTGGATAGCCGATCTCCCGGCGCCGATCCGCCTGGCCTGGTGGTATCAGAACTTTCACGGAAAATGGTATTATCGCTACAGACGTCTCATAAAATCGCAGGCCAGCTGGAACATGACCTCCAGCAGATAA
- the rbfA gene encoding 30S ribosome-binding factor RbfA, producing MKTYPRSSRIGKNIQRGISEYLRNNLRDPRIRMVTITGVTMSPDLSVAYIYYNVNGGERERKDARAGFRRASGFIRKSLAAGLKMKYMPDLRFTYDQSLDYGMSVDRLLEEIKSEHVPGNE from the coding sequence ATGAAAACCTATCCACGATCGTCACGGATCGGGAAAAATATCCAGCGGGGCATTTCCGAATATCTTCGAAACAACCTGCGGGACCCGAGAATCCGGATGGTCACCATTACAGGCGTCACCATGTCCCCGGATTTGAGTGTCGCCTATATTTACTACAACGTAAACGGCGGCGAGCGGGAGCGCAAGGACGCCCGGGCCGGCTTCAGGAGAGCGTCCGGCTTTATCCGGAAATCCCTGGCCGCTGGATTGAAGATGAAATACATGCCCGACCTCCGGTTTACCTATGACCAGTCCCTGGATTACGGTATGTCGGTTGATCGGCTGCTGGAAGAGATAAAATCGGAACATGTACCAGGAAACGAGTAA
- a CDS encoding polyribonucleotide nucleotidyltransferase, with protein MQEYIQETLINHKTFSIKTGKIAKQASGSAVVQYGETIVLVTVVADETPREGADFLPLSVEYMEKIYAAGRIPGNYFRREMGRPSEKETLTCRLIDRPIRPLFPKGYNLETQVVATVLSMDRENDPDVLAIVGASAALELSDIPFDGPIAAVRVGRLEGRLVANPTNTDLEKCDLSIVVAGSKSGVVMVEGGSREVSESEMVEAIYFGHQALQPMIEMQERLKAQCGKSKRVVALPETDQVLMAMIRETASHDIRRALGEAADKMSRKDALKKVRTALLEKLGEAYAERAGEVKAIFSDLVKAVSRDIVLTENRRIDGRAFDEVRKVECEVGVLPRTHGSALFTRGETQVMGVMTLGSGQDEQRVETLGGDESRPFMLHYNFPPFSVGETKRMLGPSRRDIGHGNLAHRAILPILPDKADFDYTIRLVSEVLESNGSSSMGTVCSCVLALMDGGVPIKAPVSGIAMGLVKEGDRVAVLTDILGDEDHFGDMDFKVTGTDNGITALQMDIKIKELPRNILEKALEQARAGRLFVLNKMLEALGSYREDISPHAPRIYLVNIHPDKIRELIGPGGRVIRELQMTTSTRIEVDDSGLVKIAAETEENARRAVAAVEEIGKVPEAGEIYEGPVVRITDFGAFVQLKEGTDGLCHISELAHHHVKSVTDIIKVGEMMKVKVLEVDPSGKIRLSRKALLPVPENMEEGDRKEHFHKKPGNGPRKGHPPRNRS; from the coding sequence TTGCAAGAATACATTCAGGAAACACTCATCAACCATAAAACCTTTTCCATTAAAACCGGCAAGATCGCCAAGCAGGCCTCGGGATCCGCGGTGGTCCAATACGGCGAAACCATTGTCCTGGTCACCGTGGTGGCCGATGAAACACCCCGTGAAGGCGCCGATTTTCTACCGCTTTCCGTGGAGTACATGGAAAAGATTTACGCTGCCGGGAGAATTCCCGGAAATTATTTCAGGCGGGAAATGGGACGTCCCAGCGAGAAGGAAACCCTCACCTGCCGTCTGATTGACCGGCCCATTCGGCCGCTGTTCCCGAAAGGATACAATCTGGAAACGCAGGTCGTTGCCACGGTTTTATCCATGGATCGCGAAAATGATCCGGATGTGCTGGCGATCGTGGGCGCTTCCGCAGCCCTGGAACTTTCGGATATCCCTTTTGACGGGCCCATCGCGGCGGTCCGGGTCGGTCGTCTGGAGGGCCGGCTGGTGGCCAACCCGACCAACACCGATCTGGAAAAGTGCGATTTATCCATCGTCGTGGCCGGATCGAAATCCGGCGTGGTCATGGTGGAGGGCGGGAGCAGAGAGGTCAGTGAGTCGGAAATGGTCGAAGCCATCTATTTCGGTCATCAGGCCCTGCAGCCGATGATCGAGATGCAGGAACGGCTGAAAGCCCAGTGCGGCAAGTCGAAGCGAGTCGTTGCCCTGCCGGAAACCGATCAGGTGCTGATGGCGATGATCCGGGAGACGGCCAGCCATGATATCCGCCGGGCACTGGGTGAGGCAGCCGATAAAATGTCCAGAAAAGACGCCTTGAAAAAAGTCCGGACGGCGCTGCTGGAAAAACTGGGGGAAGCTTACGCCGAGCGCGCCGGCGAGGTGAAAGCGATATTTTCCGACCTGGTCAAAGCCGTCAGCCGGGACATCGTGCTGACGGAAAACAGGCGCATTGACGGCCGGGCGTTTGACGAAGTCAGGAAGGTGGAATGTGAAGTGGGCGTCCTGCCCCGAACCCATGGCAGCGCCCTCTTTACCCGGGGAGAAACCCAGGTCATGGGGGTGATGACCCTCGGTTCCGGTCAGGATGAACAGCGGGTGGAAACGTTAGGCGGGGACGAATCCCGGCCGTTTATGCTGCATTACAATTTCCCGCCGTTTTCCGTGGGCGAAACCAAGCGGATGCTGGGACCGAGCCGCCGGGACATCGGCCACGGCAACCTGGCCCATCGGGCGATTCTGCCCATTCTGCCGGACAAAGCGGATTTTGATTATACCATCCGCCTGGTATCGGAAGTGCTGGAGTCCAACGGCTCCTCTTCCATGGGAACGGTCTGCTCCTGTGTCCTGGCCCTGATGGACGGGGGCGTTCCCATCAAGGCACCGGTATCCGGAATTGCCATGGGTCTGGTCAAGGAAGGTGACCGGGTCGCGGTCCTGACCGATATCCTCGGCGACGAGGACCATTTCGGCGACATGGACTTCAAGGTGACCGGAACCGATAACGGGATTACCGCCCTTCAGATGGATATCAAGATCAAGGAACTTCCCCGGAACATTCTGGAGAAAGCGCTGGAGCAGGCCAGAGCCGGCCGCCTTTTTGTCCTGAATAAAATGCTGGAAGCCTTGGGCAGTTATCGCGAAGATATTTCACCCCACGCTCCGCGCATTTACCTGGTCAATATCCACCCGGATAAAATCCGGGAGTTGATCGGCCCGGGCGGCCGGGTGATCCGGGAACTTCAGATGACGACCAGCACCCGGATTGAAGTGGACGACAGCGGACTGGTAAAGATCGCGGCCGAAACCGAGGAAAATGCCCGGCGGGCCGTGGCGGCGGTAGAGGAAATCGGCAAGGTTCCGGAAGCCGGAGAAATTTACGAGGGGCCGGTGGTCAGAATAACCGACTTCGGGGCGTTTGTGCAGTTAAAAGAAGGTACCGACGGTCTTTGCCATATCTCCGAGCTGGCCCATCATCATGTCAAGAGCGTTACCGATATCATCAAGGTCGGAGAAATGATGAAGGTCAAAGTGCTGGAAGTCGATCCTTCCGGCAAGATCCGGTTAAGCCGCAAAGCCCTGCTCCCGGTTCCGGAAAATATGGAAGAGGGCGATCGCAAGGAACATTTCCACAAGAAACCCGGCAACGGACCGAGAAAAGGTCATCCCCCCCGAAACCGGTCATAA
- a CDS encoding bifunctional oligoribonuclease/PAP phosphatase NrnA, producing MYQETSNQLKQSQHILIASHIHPDGDAIGAALALGNTMRSLGKQVVIYNEHTVPPAYRFLPGSEKMVTAVGPVSDYDVVVVMDCTRLDRIGALSVRIGDVPVINIDHHLSNDHFGLFRIVEHTASATAEIVYRLIKRMMGIPITPEIAYPIYTGIITDTASFSFSNTTSAAFTICGEMVAAGVDPAEVARRIYITYSSERIKFMRMVLDTFALSSNRKVSFMMATQEMIRKSGMQPEHVGRFVNYAKHIEDVKISALALESDQRREGLPEDVTDFHVSLRSDGSIDVAEIAAAFGGGGHHRAAGFNISTTLQGIRDTILGLADDFDG from the coding sequence ATGTACCAGGAAACGAGTAATCAGCTCAAACAGAGTCAACATATACTGATCGCTTCTCATATTCATCCGGACGGGGATGCCATCGGCGCCGCCCTGGCGCTCGGAAATACGATGCGGTCCCTGGGGAAACAGGTCGTTATTTATAACGAGCACACGGTTCCTCCGGCCTATCGTTTTCTGCCCGGCAGCGAAAAAATGGTCACCGCCGTGGGGCCCGTCTCCGACTATGACGTGGTGGTCGTCATGGACTGCACCCGGCTGGATCGGATCGGCGCCCTGTCGGTCCGGATCGGCGATGTCCCGGTAATTAACATCGATCACCACCTTTCCAACGATCATTTCGGCCTGTTCCGGATAGTGGAACACACGGCCAGCGCCACTGCGGAGATTGTCTACCGGCTGATCAAACGCATGATGGGGATTCCCATCACCCCGGAAATCGCTTACCCCATTTATACGGGAATTATCACGGATACCGCTTCATTCAGCTTCAGCAACACGACATCGGCCGCTTTTACCATCTGCGGCGAGATGGTGGCAGCGGGTGTTGACCCGGCGGAGGTCGCCCGGAGGATTTACATCACTTATTCCTCCGAGCGGATCAAATTCATGCGGATGGTCCTGGACACGTTTGCGCTTTCGTCCAATCGTAAAGTCTCTTTCATGATGGCGACCCAGGAGATGATTCGCAAAAGCGGCATGCAGCCGGAGCATGTCGGTCGGTTTGTGAACTATGCCAAGCACATCGAAGATGTAAAAATATCGGCTCTGGCGCTGGAATCGGATCAGCGCCGGGAAGGGCTGCCGGAAGACGTTACGGATTTTCACGTCAGCCTGCGCTCGGACGGCAGTATCGATGTCGCCGAGATAGCGGCTGCTTTCGGCGGCGGCGGCCATCACCGGGCGGCCGGTTTCAACATATCCACTACACTGCAGGGCATCAGGGACACCATCCTCGGCCTGGCGGATGATTTTGACGGTTGA
- the infB gene encoding translation initiation factor IF-2, translating to MAKTRIYELARALNLENKALLSRLAEMGIEGKSHTSTLEDDVVERVKQSLFAGSTGKPASMEQKRVGSNVIRKRKQKTVAQPEPESEEIEQVTPEEAASAEEAVPEAPVDGEEAAVAEEKPEQAVAADAAEPAEAVSIEAVEPLPEQAASEQAAAVAPEDEEKAAAGLKKKAKVKKSQAAKIIKFLDAPLKTAARDKATTTPARDARPDVPAGGGVPVDIPVLPEDGAEADRRTSKKARKKQKRSETEETDDALVLKKVASKRKEIVEGADLYDIKPRGRLRKKGKGKVRPAGSGKTMITTPKAIKRRLKMDESITVSDLAKRMGVKAGEVISVLMRMGVMATVNQNVDFDTAVLVAAEFEYEVEKASMWEEDILLQGNTADEPQNMVHRAPVVTIMGHVDHGKTSLLDVIRKSRITETEAGGITQHIGAYKVNTDRGDIVFLDTPGHEAFTAMRSRGAQATDIVVLVVAADDGVMPQTIEAINHSRAANVPIVVAINKIDKEHADTDRVKRELADQGLLSEDWGGDTIFVNVSAKQKIGIDSLLDMILLQSEMLELKANPNRHARGIVLESEMDPGQGPLATVLVREGTLSVGQTIVCGVQYGKIRAMVDDAGRRIDSAGPSTPVEVFGLNGVADAGDEFIVLEDEKNAKLVSETRMQKQRAKDLTRNNRVSLENFFEQMKAGDISHLNLIIKADVNGSCEAIEDALMKIRADEVQINVIHSGAGAIIESDVLLASASNAIILGFNVRPSGKVKSAAAEENVDIRYYNIIYDLIGDIKEAVTGLMSSTYQEHTLGRAEVREVFVIPKKGSIAGSFVLDGKIERGRQARLVRDGVVIYDGIVGSLRHYKDDVKEVKSGSECGIGIEQFNDIKVNDVIECYYQEEIKPVID from the coding sequence ATGGCAAAAACCAGAATATATGAACTTGCCAGAGCGCTAAATTTGGAGAACAAGGCGCTGTTGAGCAGACTTGCCGAGATGGGCATTGAGGGGAAGAGCCATACGAGCACCCTGGAAGACGACGTGGTGGAAAGGGTCAAACAGTCGCTGTTTGCCGGAAGTACCGGGAAACCGGCTTCCATGGAGCAGAAGCGCGTGGGCTCGAACGTTATCCGGAAACGCAAACAGAAAACGGTTGCCCAGCCGGAACCGGAATCTGAGGAGATCGAACAGGTAACCCCGGAGGAGGCGGCTTCGGCAGAAGAAGCGGTTCCGGAAGCACCGGTGGACGGGGAAGAGGCGGCGGTTGCCGAAGAGAAACCGGAGCAAGCCGTTGCCGCGGATGCCGCGGAGCCGGCGGAAGCGGTTTCGATAGAGGCGGTCGAGCCTCTTCCGGAGCAGGCGGCCTCGGAACAAGCCGCCGCGGTTGCGCCGGAAGACGAGGAAAAAGCGGCGGCGGGCCTGAAGAAAAAGGCCAAAGTCAAGAAGTCCCAGGCGGCCAAAATTATTAAGTTCCTGGACGCCCCGCTGAAAACTGCAGCCAGAGATAAGGCGACCACCACACCTGCCAGAGACGCAAGGCCAGACGTGCCGGCCGGTGGCGGTGTTCCGGTGGATATCCCGGTTTTGCCGGAGGATGGCGCCGAAGCGGACAGAAGAACGTCGAAGAAGGCCAGAAAAAAACAGAAGCGATCCGAGACCGAAGAGACGGATGATGCCCTGGTGCTGAAAAAAGTGGCCTCCAAGCGCAAAGAGATCGTGGAGGGCGCTGATTTATACGATATCAAACCCCGGGGCCGTCTGCGGAAAAAAGGCAAGGGAAAAGTCAGGCCGGCGGGTAGCGGAAAAACGATGATCACCACCCCGAAAGCCATCAAGCGGAGACTGAAGATGGATGAGTCGATTACCGTTTCCGATCTGGCAAAAAGGATGGGCGTGAAAGCCGGCGAAGTGATCAGCGTGCTGATGAGGATGGGCGTGATGGCGACGGTGAACCAGAACGTGGATTTTGATACGGCGGTTCTGGTGGCGGCTGAATTTGAGTATGAAGTTGAGAAAGCATCCATGTGGGAGGAAGATATTTTATTGCAAGGAAATACAGCGGATGAACCCCAGAATATGGTCCACCGGGCGCCGGTGGTTACGATTATGGGGCACGTGGATCACGGCAAGACGTCGCTGCTGGACGTGATCCGGAAGTCGCGGATAACGGAGACGGAAGCCGGCGGCATCACCCAGCATATCGGCGCCTATAAAGTGAACACGGACAGGGGAGACATCGTCTTTCTGGATACGCCGGGTCACGAGGCGTTTACCGCCATGCGTTCCCGGGGGGCTCAGGCCACTGATATCGTGGTCCTGGTGGTGGCGGCCGACGACGGCGTCATGCCGCAGACCATCGAAGCGATAAATCACTCCCGGGCCGCCAACGTCCCGATCGTTGTCGCCATCAATAAGATCGACAAGGAACATGCCGACACCGACCGGGTCAAGCGGGAACTGGCGGACCAGGGCCTGCTTTCCGAGGATTGGGGCGGTGACACAATTTTTGTGAATGTTTCCGCCAAGCAGAAGATCGGTATCGACAGCTTACTGGACATGATTCTGCTGCAATCGGAAATGCTGGAATTAAAAGCCAATCCGAACAGACACGCCAGGGGAATCGTACTGGAATCGGAAATGGATCCGGGCCAGGGTCCGCTGGCTACCGTTCTTGTGCGGGAAGGAACGCTTTCCGTGGGGCAGACCATCGTCTGCGGCGTCCAATACGGGAAGATCCGGGCCATGGTCGATGACGCCGGACGGCGCATCGACAGCGCCGGGCCGTCGACTCCGGTAGAGGTGTTCGGGCTGAACGGGGTGGCCGACGCGGGTGATGAGTTTATCGTTCTGGAAGACGAAAAGAACGCCAAACTGGTCAGCGAAACCCGGATGCAGAAACAGCGCGCCAAAGATTTGACCCGGAACAACCGGGTCAGCCTGGAGAATTTTTTCGAACAGATGAAAGCCGGTGATATCAGCCACCTGAATCTGATCATCAAGGCCGATGTCAATGGTTCGTGCGAAGCGATCGAAGACGCCCTGATGAAGATCCGCGCCGATGAGGTGCAGATCAACGTGATCCATTCCGGCGCCGGCGCGATTATCGAGTCTGACGTTCTGCTGGCATCGGCCTCGAACGCGATTATCCTGGGGTTTAATGTCCGGCCGAGCGGGAAAGTGAAGTCCGCGGCCGCCGAAGAAAACGTGGATATTCGCTACTATAACATTATTTATGATTTGATCGGGGATATCAAAGAGGCCGTGACCGGCCTGATGTCTTCCACCTATCAGGAGCATACGCTGGGCCGGGCCGAGGTCCGGGAGGTGTTTGTCATCCCCAAGAAGGGATCGATCGCCGGCTCTTTCGTCCTGGACGGGAAAATCGAGAGAGGCCGGCAGGCGCGCCTGGTCAGGGACGGGGTGGTGATTTATGACGGCATTGTCGGATCCCTGCGTCACTATAAAGACGACGTCAAGGAGGTCAAGAGCGGTTCGGAATGCGGCATCGGCATTGAGCAGTTTAACGATATAAAAGTCAACGATGTCATTGAATGTTATTATCAGGAAGAGATTAAACCCGTAATCGATTAA
- a CDS encoding MBL fold metallo-hydrolase, protein MITSAADIESPTGLSVCVLASGSRGNSLFISDGQTSLLIDAGLSGSEIERRLASRGIDPRVLTALVVSHEHQDHVQGVGVMARRYRLPVYISRKTCLAARSCLGRIESYRYFECGEAFHIGQIDIHPFSLSHDAADTAGFTFRRDTAKVGLATDLGVATAVVRENLKGCQLLILEANHDPHMLIDGSYPWPVKQRIKGRTGHLSNNDSRELLLAVNHDRLAHVVLAHLSQENNTCEKALAMVGQALTSSRATLSVATQHQCGDLIRI, encoded by the coding sequence TTGATAACATCGGCAGCAGACATTGAAAGCCCCACCGGCCTTTCCGTTTGCGTCCTGGCCAGCGGCAGCCGGGGCAATAGCCTGTTTATCTCGGATGGTCAAACTTCTCTCCTTATCGACGCTGGTCTTTCCGGTTCCGAAATAGAACGCCGCCTGGCGTCCCGGGGGATCGATCCCCGGGTATTAACGGCCCTGGTGGTTTCCCATGAGCACCAGGATCATGTCCAGGGAGTCGGGGTGATGGCCCGTCGTTATCGCCTGCCGGTGTACATCAGCCGCAAAACATGCCTGGCGGCCCGGTCATGCCTGGGACGAATAGAATCGTATCGTTATTTTGAGTGCGGTGAGGCCTTTCATATCGGTCAGATCGATATCCATCCTTTTTCCCTGTCCCATGACGCGGCAGATACGGCCGGTTTTACCTTCCGCCGGGACACAGCCAAAGTGGGGCTGGCAACGGACCTGGGGGTGGCCACGGCCGTTGTCAGGGAAAACCTCAAAGGTTGTCAGCTTCTGATTCTGGAGGCCAATCATGATCCGCATATGCTGATCGACGGGAGCTATCCCTGGCCCGTTAAACAGCGTATCAAGGGAAGAACCGGTCACCTCTCCAATAACGATTCCAGAGAGCTGCTGCTGGCGGTAAACCATGACCGTCTGGCCCATGTGGTCCTGGCCCATCTGAGCCAGGAAAACAATACCTGTGAAAAAGCCCTTGCCATGGTGGGGCAGGCGCTGACGTCTTCCCGCGCCACCCTCTCGGTAGCGACACAGCATCAGTGTGGTGATCTGATCCGCATCTGA
- a CDS encoding DUF503 domain-containing protein, with amino-acid sequence MVVGVGVIVIRIEGCRSLKEKRRVVKSMIARLANAFNLSVAEVGANDLHQRAEIGFAVVGNDHGVINSKVDKIFNMAEDMALAQVVDTRMEILSL; translated from the coding sequence ATGGTAGTCGGTGTCGGTGTTATCGTCATTAGAATAGAAGGTTGCCGCTCTCTAAAGGAAAAAAGGCGGGTGGTGAAATCCATGATCGCCCGGTTGGCCAACGCTTTCAACCTTTCCGTGGCGGAGGTCGGTGCCAATGATCTCCACCAGCGGGCGGAAATAGGCTTTGCGGTGGTCGGCAACGATCACGGGGTGATCAACTCCAAAGTGGATAAGATTTTCAATATGGCCGAAGACATGGCCCTGGCCCAGGTTGTCGATACAAGGATGGAAATTTTATCATTATGA